The Thalassotalea sp. HSM 43 genome window below encodes:
- the fadA gene encoding acetyl-CoA C-acyltransferase FadA, producing MNEVVIVDCIRSPMGRSKGGIFRNVRAEELSASLMRQILQRNPSLDPADIEDVIWGCVKQTKEQGFNIARNASLMAGMPKSIAGVTVNRLCGSSMEALHQASTSIIAGQGDVFLIGGVEHMGHVPMMYDVDFAPAMAKYMAKAAGNMGLTAELLGKQHGISREMQDEFGARSHQRAFAAQQEGRWDNEIVGVEGHDQTGALKLISEDEVIRPECTVESLQGLRPVFDPANGTVTAGTSSAISDGASAMLVMSAQKAKELGLTPRMKIRSMGVAGCDPATMGYGPVPATQKALKRAGLTVADIDVAEFNEAFAAQALSCIKSLGMLDVLDDKINLNGGAIALGHPLGCSGARISTTLVNLMESKDANIGLATMCIGLGQGIATVFERV from the coding sequence ATGAATGAAGTAGTAATTGTCGATTGTATACGTTCACCTATGGGCCGTTCCAAAGGTGGTATATTCAGAAATGTGCGTGCAGAAGAATTATCTGCATCGCTAATGCGTCAAATCTTACAACGCAATCCATCGTTGGATCCTGCCGATATTGAAGACGTTATTTGGGGTTGTGTTAAACAAACCAAAGAGCAAGGGTTTAATATTGCCCGTAATGCCTCATTGATGGCGGGTATGCCAAAGTCAATTGCCGGTGTTACTGTCAACCGTTTATGTGGGTCATCAATGGAAGCACTGCATCAAGCCAGCACCAGCATTATTGCCGGTCAAGGGGATGTATTCTTAATTGGTGGCGTAGAACATATGGGGCACGTGCCAATGATGTACGATGTTGACTTCGCTCCTGCGATGGCAAAATACATGGCCAAAGCGGCAGGTAACATGGGTTTAACCGCCGAGCTGTTAGGTAAACAACATGGTATCAGTCGTGAAATGCAAGATGAGTTTGGTGCTCGTTCGCATCAACGTGCGTTTGCGGCGCAGCAAGAAGGTCGATGGGACAATGAGATCGTTGGCGTTGAAGGCCATGATCAAACCGGTGCCTTAAAACTCATTAGCGAAGATGAAGTGATTCGCCCAGAATGTACTGTCGAAAGCCTGCAAGGTTTACGTCCAGTATTTGATCCGGCAAACGGTACAGTGACCGCTGGTACATCTTCGGCTATTTCTGATGGCGCCAGTGCCATGCTCGTTATGTCAGCACAAAAAGCAAAAGAGTTAGGGTTAACTCCGCGAATGAAGATTCGTTCAATGGGTGTTGCCGGTTGCGATCCTGCGACTATGGGCTATGGTCCGGTACCTGCGACTCAAAAAGCATTGAAACGCGCTGGTTTAACCGTCGCTGATATTGATGTCGCCGAATTTAACGAAGCGTTTGCCGCACAAGCGTTATCATGTATTAAGTCACTTGGTATGCTTGATGTATTGGATGATAAAATCAATCTTAACGGTGGTGCCATAGCGCTTGGTCATCCATTAGGTTGTTCCGGAGCACGTATATCAACGACATTGGTAAACCTTATGGAAAGTAAAGACGCGAATATTGGTCTTGCAACCATGTGTATTGGTTTAGGCCAAGGTATTGCCACGGTATTTGAACGAGTTTAA
- the torD gene encoding molecular chaperone TorD, producing the protein MQDKQLIEIRATIFWWFSTLLSKELSKEQFNAYINQQGATLLDQLALEPLLAKSVSAIKQSLAKLNIHKHPYIECKVEFSQLFLMDNKNGAPPYASIYLSNEELMFQQAHDEMVALLKKQGLAVIEDFNEPADHIAIQLDYLGNLVLSSLNAPDPKRASAEQLEFIQHRVLNWLPLLLDKMSRCDNSGFYQGICQLLYKYLLLDVSLLKEDINAL; encoded by the coding sequence ATGCAAGATAAGCAGTTAATTGAAATCAGAGCGACCATCTTTTGGTGGTTTTCTACTTTGCTCAGTAAAGAACTGAGTAAAGAACAGTTCAATGCCTATATTAATCAACAGGGGGCGACACTGCTCGATCAATTAGCGCTTGAGCCATTACTAGCCAAAAGTGTTAGTGCTATCAAGCAAAGTCTGGCCAAGTTGAATATTCATAAACACCCTTATATAGAGTGCAAGGTTGAGTTTTCTCAATTGTTTTTAATGGATAATAAAAATGGTGCACCTCCGTACGCCTCAATTTATCTATCGAATGAAGAACTGATGTTTCAGCAAGCTCATGATGAAATGGTGGCACTGCTGAAAAAGCAAGGCTTAGCAGTGATTGAAGACTTTAATGAACCCGCAGACCATATTGCCATTCAATTAGATTATTTGGGTAACTTGGTATTGTCATCACTTAATGCACCAGATCCGAAACGAGCAAGTGCTGAGCAACTTGAATTTATTCAACATAGAGTTCTTAATTGGTTACCCTTGTTGTTGGACAAGATGAGCCGCTGTGATAATTCAGGGTTTTATCAAGGCATTTGCCAATTACTCTATAAGTACTTGCTATTGGATGTGTCGCTGTTGAAAGAAGACATCAATGCGCTTTAA
- the fadB gene encoding fatty acid oxidation complex subunit alpha FadB — protein sequence MIYQGERLTAKLLDDNIVELCFDAKGSVNALNLATLQEYKEAIAAIAANQDAQGVIVTSAKSTFIVGADITEFTELFKTPDEKIAGVFKSSSDIFDAFEDLQIPSVAAINGFALGGGCETALVCDYRVADTSASIGLPEVKLGLMPGFGGTVRLPRIIGVDNALEWMTTGKPYKADKALAFHAVDAVVAPEHLRDAALSMVKDAIKGDLDWRARKQIKLDPVTLSETEHLMSFSTAKAMVAAKAGKHYPAPMAVVKLMEKSVKLDRTEAMLLENDAFGKVAKTDACTAQVGLFLADQVVKGKAKKAAKLASKKVNRATVLGAGIMGGGIAYQSAYKGTPIVMKDINNDALDLGLTTASGILTKLVDKGRMNAKKMAGVLNNITPTLSYDSVKDTDIVVEAVVENPKVKSAVLKEVEAVVSDDAIITSNTSTISIDLLAESVAKPERFCGMHFFNPVHKMPLVEVIRGKDTSDETVAAVVAYAAKMGKSPIVVNDCPGFYINRVLFPYFAGFSHLLLEGADFSAVDKVMEKQFGWPMGPAYLLDVVGLDTADHCTDVMAAGFPTRMAKLAKDPIQALYNSDKLGQKNGTGFYDYSKDKRGRPVKVASETSVGILADMCQPTADFSSDEIIARLMIPMVNETIRCLEEGVVDTAAEADMGLIYGLGFPPFRGGPIRYLETLGLDNFIAMADKYAHLGEIYQVTDGLRDMAASKKSYFNTDVKTNK from the coding sequence CGCACAAGGCGTTATTGTCACATCAGCTAAGTCCACCTTTATAGTAGGTGCGGACATTACCGAATTTACCGAATTATTCAAAACCCCAGATGAAAAAATTGCTGGCGTTTTTAAGTCAAGCAGTGACATCTTTGACGCGTTTGAAGATTTGCAAATCCCTAGCGTTGCCGCAATTAATGGTTTTGCCTTAGGTGGTGGTTGTGAAACCGCGTTAGTGTGTGATTATCGTGTTGCCGACACCAGTGCGAGCATTGGTTTGCCAGAAGTAAAGTTGGGACTAATGCCTGGCTTTGGTGGAACCGTGAGATTACCGCGCATTATTGGTGTTGATAATGCTCTTGAGTGGATGACCACAGGTAAGCCGTATAAGGCCGATAAAGCATTGGCGTTTCATGCTGTCGATGCGGTTGTTGCGCCGGAGCACTTGCGCGACGCGGCGCTCTCTATGGTAAAAGATGCAATTAAAGGTGACCTTGATTGGCGTGCTCGTAAACAAATCAAGCTAGATCCGGTGACCTTGTCTGAGACCGAACATTTGATGAGCTTCTCTACGGCAAAAGCCATGGTTGCAGCTAAGGCGGGCAAACATTACCCAGCGCCTATGGCTGTGGTTAAACTTATGGAAAAGTCGGTTAAGTTAGATCGAACCGAAGCCATGCTGTTAGAAAATGACGCATTTGGTAAAGTTGCTAAAACGGACGCTTGTACAGCTCAAGTAGGTTTGTTCTTAGCCGATCAAGTTGTCAAAGGTAAAGCCAAGAAAGCAGCTAAGCTAGCCAGCAAAAAAGTAAACCGTGCAACGGTACTTGGTGCCGGTATTATGGGTGGTGGTATCGCATATCAATCCGCTTACAAAGGCACACCGATAGTTATGAAAGACATCAATAATGATGCCTTAGACTTAGGCCTTACTACAGCGTCTGGCATTTTAACCAAGCTGGTTGATAAAGGCCGTATGAATGCCAAGAAAATGGCAGGCGTATTAAATAATATTACACCGACGTTAAGCTATGACAGTGTCAAAGACACCGACATTGTGGTTGAAGCCGTGGTCGAAAACCCTAAGGTTAAGTCTGCAGTTCTAAAAGAAGTGGAAGCCGTGGTCAGTGATGATGCCATTATCACTTCGAATACCTCGACCATCTCTATCGACCTATTAGCTGAAAGTGTGGCAAAACCAGAGCGTTTTTGTGGCATGCACTTCTTTAATCCGGTTCATAAAATGCCGTTGGTTGAAGTTATCCGCGGTAAAGATACGTCTGATGAAACCGTCGCAGCCGTTGTCGCTTACGCCGCTAAAATGGGTAAGTCGCCAATTGTCGTAAATGATTGTCCTGGTTTCTATATTAACCGCGTATTATTCCCTTACTTTGCTGGCTTTAGTCACCTGTTATTAGAAGGTGCCGATTTCAGCGCCGTTGATAAGGTGATGGAGAAGCAATTTGGTTGGCCTATGGGCCCAGCGTACTTACTCGATGTCGTTGGTTTAGATACTGCGGATCATTGTACTGACGTGATGGCGGCGGGTTTCCCTACACGTATGGCGAAATTAGCCAAGGATCCTATCCAAGCACTATATAACAGTGACAAACTTGGCCAGAAGAATGGCACTGGTTTTTATGACTACTCGAAAGATAAGCGTGGTCGTCCGGTTAAAGTGGCAAGTGAAACATCGGTCGGTATTCTAGCGGATATGTGTCAGCCAACGGCGGACTTTAGCAGTGATGAAATCATTGCCCGTTTAATGATCCCTATGGTTAACGAAACCATTCGATGTCTAGAAGAAGGCGTTGTTGATACCGCAGCCGAAGCTGATATGGGCCTGATCTATGGTTTAGGTTTCCCTCCATTTAGAGGTGGTCCAATTCGATACCTTGAAACGCTTGGTTTGGATAACTTTATCGCTATGGCAGACAAGTACGCGCATCTTGGTGAAATTTATCAGGTTACTGATGGCCTGCGTGATATGGCTGCAAGCAAGAAGTCATATTTCAACACCGATGTTAAAACCAACAAATAA